A stretch of DNA from Mastomys coucha isolate ucsf_1 unplaced genomic scaffold, UCSF_Mcou_1 pScaffold8, whole genome shotgun sequence:
TTTCTGCAGACATCTGAAGACAATGGAAACAATATCTGTAAAACAAGGATTTATCCTCTTGGTGTTCAATTTGAAGTCACTACAAATGCAATGTTCAAAGAATGGGGGCTACCCACAAGTCACtagttcttttatgtatttgtaattcttttgtttttcttgtctcaggcaggatttctctatgtagccctgactgtcctggaagtcactgcagaccagtctggcctggaTTTAGAGAtccccctgactctgcctccccagtgctgggattaaaggtgtgtgtcaccacgcctggtttatatttgtaatttctgtgaagattcttttttttttttttctgttttctcggCAGCCTTCATGTTAAACGTAGAAGAATCTGTGTCAGCCCGCACAACCGTACTTTGAAGCAGTGGATGAGAGCCTCAGAGGTAAAGAAGAATGGCAAAGAAAACCTCTGCCCCAGAAAGAAACAACTCAGCAGGACGGACAGAAAAGGGAGCACCCCTAGAAAGCATGGAACACGCGGATCACACGGCCACGAAGCCCCTCGGTAGAACAGACATGGGAACCTACAGTAAACTCAAGTGCACCGGCTCATAGTTGGTTATAAATTTCTCAGCTGAATCTTCCTTATTGACACCTAAtggtactttgttttgttttgttaatgaaTAATTGCAGCTAGGGGTGGAAGCATTTGGGAAGCACTTGGGTAGGCTCAATCCCAgcaccaaaagcaaaacaaataaaactgtgcATATGAAACCAATATAGTTAACTTAAAAACTATacaaaatccatatatatatatatacaaattttaacTATACAGAATTCCTCCA
This window harbors:
- the Ccl28 gene encoding C-C motif chemokine 28, with the translated sequence MQQAGLTLMAVAVCVAFRTSEAILPIAASCCTELSHHVSRRLLERVNSCSIQRADGDCDLAAVILHVKRRRICVSPHNRTLKQWMRASEVKKNGKENLCPRKKQLSRTDRKGSTPRKHGTRGSHGHEAPR